DNA sequence from the Huiozyma naganishii CBS 8797 chromosome 10, complete genome genome:
GTCACCGAATCCCAACGAAGCGCTCTACACTTCGCGACTCTACGGTAGTGTAATGCAGCCAGACACTCCGCAGAACGTTGGGGGATGGTGGGACAATCCGTATCCGTTAGAAGTTGCAGCAAAATTACTGGAGAGCTCAGATGATCCCTATCTGTATTGGAATAAGCGTATGTTGAATTTGGCTGCGTTATCCAATTCCTCGCCAGATACGTTATCCATTATACTGACAGGAAGGAAAGAGAACCGTTTCAAAGATGTGTTTCAGGATATTCTGGCGATAACACTGGATAAATTCCCTGAGTTGGAAATAAGTTTAAGATTCAACGCTGTatgtttgaagaagtttaGGAAACTTGATAAGAAACGTGACATTAAGACTCTATCCACGCTCAAATATAAGACAGACCTGCTGGaagattttttgaagacgtACCACAAGATAGAGGAAGTTACGATTTACGACGATCGGATTAATCAGGTCAATTCATTCAAAAGCTTTTTCAGTAAGAACgcaaacaagaagaaatggcCCCAATTGAAACAGTGGTTTATCGTCCCCGTACCGCCTGAATGCAGTTTCCTACCTGTCCCATTGGAGGTTAAGTTTATTCAGTATCTTATTAGTGAGCACAACAAATCTTTGACAAATACGcggaaagaaaagaggTACTCCCTTCTTTGGACGCATAAGCGACTGGCGTATGGCCTCCGATTACGAGACCAGATATCCTTGTTGAGTGAGACGGTGGCTCACCTTAAGAACACCGTGTACAAAAACGGTCAAGACCTTCAGATCAAAAACTTGGCCAATAAATCTCTGTCGATCCCCATCACAAAACTTCGTGAGTTTATTTGGAAGCAACATATCAATGATTGGAAGGGCAATCTTAAATTAAATGGTGGGAAAGATATCTCTGCGTTTCTTACCATCTTGCAAAAATTCTACGACAATCCCTCCTTGACATTTGAGTTCGATTTCTGTTTGCATGAGATTGGGATCGAGACTCTAGACGTGGTTGACAACGATGGCCCAGTGAGTTTGAACCTATACTTATCGATGACCCCCACGGGCAAGAACAAGGAAAGCTTCTACACGGTGTTCAACCGGTACTTGGTTTTACCGCCCATTGACACGATCGCGACGCCGGTAGTTCGCAATGTCAACGCTATTATCAACGAGATTCCTGAGAATCCTGACATCGTATGGAAGCGGTACACTGGTCCACCGATCAAAATCACGACCACGTTGCAAGCTACGGCTCAGATGTCTACGTATATCATACGAGATCGTTAGATGGCGGCGGTGGCCGTGGAGCCCTTGCGGAGTGTCGTATGTGTCTTGTGAAAGGGCGTATATATATTGcatatatgtatgtgtgAGTGCGTTAGTCTATTAGAGATGCGAGTTGCTTATCGGACTGCAAAGTCTGTTTCATGGTCTGTCTTGCCTTCCACACCATGTAcctctttctctgtttcaaGTCGAGTTCGTTGAAGGGCACGTTTTCGTCGAACTGGTCCGAGTCGTGGACGTCGAACTTGACCATGAGGTTGTCCGGCTTGATGTTGGATCTTTTCCTCGGGTCCGAGGAGGTCCCGCTTCCCGGTTGAACCCCGCGGTCCGTCTGTGGTTGCGCCTGGACAGGGAACTCGC
Encoded proteins:
- the KNAG0J00380 gene encoding uncharacterized protein (similar to Saccharomyces cerevisiae YMR265C; ancestral locus Anc_8.818) — protein: MEHTPVRRWCSLDGRALEPKLSILQVKKLHVYDFDNTLFRSPNPNEALYTSRLYGSVMQPDTPQNVGGWWDNPYPLEVAAKLLESSDDPYLYWNKRMLNLAALSNSSPDTLSIILTGRKENRFKDVFQDILAITLDKFPELEISLRFNAVCLKKFRKLDKKRDIKTLSTLKYKTDLLEDFLKTYHKIEEVTIYDDRINQVNSFKSFFSKNANKKKWPQLKQWFIVPVPPECSFLPVPLEVKFIQYLISEHNKSLTNTRKEKRYSLLWTHKRLAYGLRLRDQISLLSETVAHLKNTVYKNGQDLQIKNLANKSLSIPITKLREFIWKQHINDWKGNLKLNGGKDISAFLTILQKFYDNPSLTFEFDFCLHEIGIETLDVVDNDGPVSLNLYLSMTPTGKNKESFYTVFNRYLVLPPIDTIATPVVRNVNAIINEIPENPDIVWKRYTGPPIKITTTLQATAQMSTYIIRDR